A genomic region of Arachis stenosperma cultivar V10309 chromosome 9, arast.V10309.gnm1.PFL2, whole genome shotgun sequence contains the following coding sequences:
- the LOC130948626 gene encoding protein FAR1-RELATED SEQUENCE 5-like: protein MPNRQKRPRAETRCGCPVRMLLRMDDESGRWHVSFFSDAHNHHVLELQFSSMLPGHRRMSEADIQQMNDMRKGGIGVSRIHGFMASLAGGYHNVPYTTRDMHNVNAKQRREGGVDAESCLRYLRECKANDPALYYKEVVDGEGVLQHLFWCDGTSQIDYQVFGDVVAFDATYKKNVYLSPLVVFSGVNHHNQTVVFAAALVADEKEETYVWLLQQLQTSMKGKAPVSIITDGDRQIKSAIEQVFPEAHHRLCAWHLLRNATSNIGKPIFTRMFRDCMLGDYEVRTFQRKWFEMVEKFGVADKRWVQDMYERRHSWATAHIRGKFFAEFRTTSRCEGLHAVISRYVKSRYSYTEFLRHFHRCLMFVRAKEVEADFECAKGDPVMTTNLKQLERSAADNYTRAIFYLFVPILDRACAMRVVDSEDNGSYFIHTVSRYGTPGKEWRVVATSDTREVRCTCMRMECFGVPCEHIIAVLVLNNVHEIPRSLILPRWTKDAKLVAVESMGVIWDSVQLTQHWCLMDWYRKVCKIACHSTEKFQFARDIAVLMLKHFEDEDAGNSSFQHEGPPTEGGRPPAQNPPRRSTKGNGGHGGKKTQRCRLCREVGHNRTTCPERRTMEPSSSVAEDMDSMDTDMVGWSLYRRCS from the coding sequence ATGCCTAACCGGCAAAAGAGGCCGAGGGCCGAGACACGGTGTGGATGCCCTGTGAGGATGTTACTCCGCATGGACGATGAATCAGGACGTTGGCACGTTTCGTTCTTTTCAGACGCGCATAACCACCACGTTCTTGAGTTGCAATTTTCTTCCATGCTCCCGGGCCATCGGAGGATGAGCGAAGCGGACATCCAGCAGATGAACGACATGCGCAAAGGGGGCATTGGCGTCTCCCGAATCCACGGTTTTATGGCGAGCCTGGCCGGCGGGTATCATAATGTCCCGTACACAACAAGGGACATGCACAATGTAAATGCGAAGCAACGAAGGGAGGGTGGCGTAGATGCGGAATCGTGCTTGAGGTATCTCCGAGAGTGCAAGGCAAATGATCCCGCACTGTACTACAAGGAAGTCGTTGACGGTGAGGGCGTGCTGCAACACTTGTTTTGGTGTGACGGCACCAGCCAAATTGATTACCAGGTGTTTGGAGACGTGGTTGCGTTTGATGCAACTTACAAGAAAAACGTTTACCTTTCACCTCTCGTAGTATTCTCCGGTGTGAATCACCACAACCAAACCGTTGTCTTTGCCGCTGCATTGGTGGCAGACGAGAAAGAAGAGACATATGTCTGGCTGCTTCAGCAGTTGCAAACTTCAATGAAAGGGAAGGCTCCCGTGTCCATAATAACCGACGGTGACAGGCAAATAAAGTCTGCGATCGAGCAAGTTTTTCCGGAGGCTCACCATCGACTCTGCGCTTGGCATCTACTCCGAAACGCCACGAGCAACATTGGAAAGCCCATATTCACCAGGATGTTTAGGGATTGCATGCTCGGCGACTACGAGGTCCGAACATTTCAGAGAAAGTGGTTTGAGATGGTTGAGAAATTTGGAGTGGCCGATAAAAGATGGGTACAGGACATGTACGAAAGAAGGCACAGCTGGGCCACAGCACACATACGGGGAAAGTTCTTTGCCGAATTTCGAACAACATCAAGGTGCGAGGGCTTGCACGCTGTGATATCACGGTATGTTAAGTCTCGATACAGCTACACTGAGTTTTTACGTCATTTCCATCGATGCTTGATGTTCGTCCGCGCAAAGGAGGTGGAGGCTGATTTCGAGTGCGCAAAGGGTGACCCTGTTATGACCACCAACCTGAAACAGCTGGAGCGGAGTGCGGCCGACAACTACACTCGTGCGATATTCTATTTGTTTGTTCCCATTCTTGACAGAGCCTGTGCAATGAGGGTGGTTGACTCTGAAGACAACGGTTCCTATTTTATTCACACCGTCTCTCGATACGGCACTCCGGGGAAGGAGTGGCGTGTTGTTGCAACGTCTGATACGAGGGAGGTCCGATGCACGTGCATGAGAATGGAATGTTTCGGGGTCCCCTGCGAACATATAATTGCGGTGCTTGTTCTTAACAATGTTCATGAGATCCCGAGGTCTCTGATATTACCGAGATGGACCAAGGATGCAAAACTTGTGGCGGTGGAGTCGATGGGCGTGATTTGGGATTCTGTACAACTGACGCAACACTGGTGCCTGATGGATTGGTACCGGAAAGTGTGCAAGATTGCATGTCACAGCACCGAGAAGTTCCAGTTTGCAAGAGACATAGCTGTGCTGATGCTGAAGCACTTCGAGGACGAAGATGCAGGGAACAGCAGTTTTCAACACGAGGGGCCACCTACTGAGGGCGGGAGACCCCCGGCGCAAAATCCACCCAGGCGCAGTACAAAGGGTAACGGTGGTCACGGTGGAAAGAAGACCCAGCGATGTCGTTTGTGCCGGGAGGTGGGACACAACAGGACGACGTGTCCGGAGCGTCGCACAATGGAACCATCCAGCTCAGTTGCAGAGGACATGGATTCGATGGACACTGACATGGTGGGTTGGTCGCTCTATAGACGATGTAGTTAA